AGAGGATGGCGACCAGATAGAAGCGGACGTCGAACTTCATGCGGGCGTCGTCGAAGGCGTTGAAACCGCACTCATACGCCGACAGCTTTTCCGGGTCCGGCTGCTGGAACGCGACGATGAAGGGCGCGATCAGCAGCACCAGGCCGATGAGGCCCGCTACCCCTATAAAAACGACGAGTGGAAGATAGTTCTGTAAGATGCCGCTCATTGACGAGCCCTTTTTCCCGCAGCCTCGGGACAGCCACGGATTCGTCCGATTTGGAATTATTCTGAGCCTTAGCGCAGTGCACCAATGGGCGCAAGACACGCTCTATTTAGGCCCTTTTGCCGCCCCCTGAACCGTGGAAACCCCGGAATCACCCCGCGGCTGGTATGGAGCAGATCGACCGCCCCAGCAAGGGTGATCCCGATCAGTTCACGCGCGCTCGGCGGTGACGTCCGCTGTTGGAGCGGCTCACTTTATTTAAGCCGCGGCGCAGCAAAATCCAGCTTACAACGAAGACAGGCGCCCCTACCGTCACCCAGGCGACATATTGGCCAGGCTCGCCCCAGAGCAGCGCGGCCAGGAGGCCGGTGATGGTCGCGGCCGCGAGCAGGATAGGTGCAGCAAAGACACGTATCCACAGGCGCGATCGGTCAGAGGAGCCATGCATCACGACGGGACCGGGGCTCGTCTGGCGAATGCGTCGGACTTCGCTGACACGCGCTTGCGCCGGCGCGCCACCCAGAGATAGAGACCGCTGCCGATCACAACGATGGTGAGCAGGTCGAGCGCGGCCCAGATCACCTTCAGCGGCATCCCGCCATAATCGCCGAAATGCAGCGGCTGCGAGATCAGAAGCGCCTGGAGACAGAGCGGCAGCGCCCGGCTGTCGGCCACCTCCCCGGTCTCGCCATCGAGCAGCACCGGCTTGAGCAGCCGCGCCGTCAGCGCGGTGTCGCCGCGCATGAAGGCGGCGAAATGATGCGAGGAGGTGAAGGGCGTGCCCGGGAACGCGATGAAGGCGATCTCCATGCCGGGCGCTGTCTGTCTGGCGCGCGCAACGACGTCATCGAGCGAGGCTAGACGCGTCGGCGGCGGCTTGCCGGCATAGGGCGCGACCATGCTGGCGAGCTCGGTCGCCTTCCACTGGTTCAGCATCAGCTCGGCCCAGGTGTTGACGACGCCGGTCAAGCCCACCACCAGCGCCCAGGCGATCGTCACGACCCCGATCAGATTGTGCCAGTCGAGCCAGCGGACGCGGCGCGAGGCGCTGTCCCGAATGGTTGCAAAGCGCAGGCGGCGGGTGAACGGCCAGTACAGCACCACGCCGGAGACGATGGCGATCGCAAACAATAGGCCCATCCCGCCGAGGAACAGCTTGCCGGGCTGACCTGCAAACATGTCGGTGTGCAGCTTGAGCATGATCAGCATCGGCCCGACGCCGACCGGCCCGAGCAGTTTTGTCGAGACAGCATCGAAGGCGCGCACCGTCGTATTGTCCGGCAGCCCGTCGACGGCGCTGTTGGTAAAGGCGGTGACGATCCCGGGCTCGTCCTTGTCCCAGGAGATATATTGCAGCACGCGGCCGGGATCGGCGGCGAGCGCGGCGTCGGCGATGGCTTGCGTCGTCGCGCGCGCCGCGCCCGCATGAGCTTCGGGCTGGGGGGCATAGCCCAGGAGCTCATCGATCTCGTGATGGAAGATCAGCGGCAGGCCGGTCAGGCAGAGCAGCAGCAGGAAGACGGTCGAGATCAGGCTGGTCCAAGTGTGGACCACGGACCAGAGCCTGACCGTGCGCGCCTTCACGCCGCCCTCCCCGCGCCTGCGCCTACCATTTGTAGGAGACGCTGGCGGTGACGCGCCGGCGGTCGCCGTAGAAGCAGGACGTCGCCGACGCGCAGCTCGCGACGTAGATCTTGTCGGTCAGGTTGATCACGTTGAGAGCCGTGCGCCAGTTCTGCCACTCGTAATGGAGTGCGAGGTCGCCGAGCACGACAGCGGGAACCTCGAGCGTGTTGGCGGCGTCGGCCCAGGAGGAGCCGACATAGCGAACGCCGCCACCGAAACCGAATCCCTCGAGCGGCCCATCCTTGAAGGTGTAGTCCGCCCAGCCCGAGACCAGCAGCTCCGGCGTGTTGGTCGGGGTCTTGCCGACCAGCGACGGGTCGAGATCCCTACTGGTGAACAGGTGATAGGCCGTGAAGGCACCGATCAGCTTCAGCTCCCTGGTGGCGTTGGCCACCGCTTCGAGCTCGATGCCGCGCGAGGTCACCTCGCCGGTCTGGTTCTGCAGCAGCGCATTCGTCGGATCGGTGGTCAGCGCGTTCTGGCGCTTCAGGTCGAAGAATGAGGCCGTGAAATAGCCGTCAAATCCCTTCGGTGCGACCTTGACGCCGATTTCAGCCTGCTTGCCGGTCTCCGGAAGCAGCAGCTGGTTGCTCGCATTCAGACCGATGACGGGATTGTAGCTCGTCGCATAGGAGATATAGGGCGCGATACCGTTGTCGAAATTGTAGATCAATCCGGCGCGTCCGCTGAACCGGCTGTCGTCGCGTTGAGCGACGTTCGCGCCGGTGTCACGCGCGGCCTGCGTGGTCTCGACCCAATCGTTGCGGCCGCTGAGCACCAGCGTGAAGTTGCCGAGCTTCATCTGGTCCTGAACGTAGGTGCCGGCCTGCTTCTGCGTGATCAGGAAGTTGCGGAACGGTGCGCCGGTGATCGGAACGTTCACGCCATAAACCGGATTGAACACGTTGATCGACGGCACCGTGCCGAAGTTGAAGGCCTGATAGTCGTCGATCTGGTAGCCGCGCAAATCGACGCCGAACAGCATCGTGTGCTTCACGGGACCGGTGCCGAAGCGGTATTCTAGCTGGTTGTCGAGATTGCCCTGGTTGGCGGTGTCCTTCGCATACCAATTGTACCGGCCCATCGTGGCCGTGTTGATGTTGTCCCAGCCGTTGCCGACATAGCCGCGATAGGTCACGTCGACATGCGCAAAGCGGGCATTCTGGCGGAACGTGAGGTCGTCGGTGAGATTGCGCTCGAACTGATAGCCAAGCATTTCCTGCTCGCGCGTGAACTTGTCCACGCTGGGATCGCCGACGAAGAAGCTGGTCGGAATCTTGCCGAACGGCGCGTTTGTCACGGTGCCCTGATAGGGCAGGAAGTTGATGCCGCGCGTCTCCTGCCGCGAGGCCGAGGCCAGCACCGTGAACGTGGTGTCGGCATCCGGCTTCCAGGTGAAGGACGGCGCGATGAAATAATTGTTGTCGGGCGTGAAATTGACCTGCGTCGGGCCGTTCTGGACCTGGCCGACCACGCGGTAGAACAGCTTGCCATCCTGTTTGCCATTCTGCGGCTGCGTCGCGACCGGCCCGCCGAAATCGAAGCCGACATAGGCGTTGCCGAAATTGTTGACGCCGGTCTCGACATAGCGGATCGGCTCGGCCGGCGGCATCTTGCTGATGACGTTGACGATGCCGCTCGGGCTCGATCCGCCGTAGAGCACCGCCGACGGGCCGCGCAGCACCTCGACTCGCTCCATGTTGGGCGTCTGCAGCTTCCAGCTCGCATAAGACGTGTAGAACAGCTGCATGCCGTCGAGGAACAGTCCGACGTCGTCCGACTTGAAGCCGCGGATCAGCCACCAGTCGTTGCGCGTGTCCGCGCCGAAAGTGCCGGCGCGCACGCCGGCGGTGTAGCGCAGGACCTCGTCCAGCTTGTTCGCCTTCTGGTCGCGGATCTGCTCGGCGCCGATGACCGAGACTGACTGCGGCGTCTCCATGATCGGCGTGTTGGTCTTGGTGCCGGACGAGCTGCGACGCGCGACATAACCATGCACCGGGCCGCTCGGCGTCTCGACGACGCCGACATTGCGCTGCGGCTGCGGATTGGTTCGATTGGGGGTCTGCACCGATCGCGCCGCACGGCGCTGGGGGGCCGCGGCCGCACGGCGGCGCTGTTCCGGTGCCGCAACGGTCACCGGCGGCAGGTTCTGCGCCCCACTCTGCGTGGACGATTGCGCAAGCGATGCCTGCGGTACCAAAACCCAAGCGGATGCGGTCGCCAACACGGCCGACCGCAGCATTCCAAGACTGTTCAACGCGCCACCCCGAAGCTGCATGTTTGATGCGTCATGCCGCCGATCCCCGCGCGGCATGCGCTTGCAGCGACGCTTATGTGAGCGCGCGCGAATTCCCTAATTGAAACGTTCTTAGAAGGAGTCCAATCCGGTTCCGGCGTTCCGGATGTTTCCGCGCGCTCAGCGCGCTTCCTTTTCTGCTTCGAGCATCTTCTCGGCGGCGGCCGTGAGGCGATCGATCTGCGCCAGCAGCGTCTCGAGCTCGTTCGTGCTCAACTGTTCCAGCAATTGCCGATTGCGCTCCTGTGCGCCTTCGACGATCGCATCATGCGCGGCGAGGCCCGCCGCAGTCAGCGAGATCAGCACCTCGCGGCTGTCTTTCGGGTTTGCCGATTTCGCGATCAGCTTGCGCGACAACAGATTGGCGAGCGCGCGGCTGATCTGCCCCTTGTCCTGGCCGACAGCCTCGGCGAGACGCGCCACGCTCATCGGCGGACGGCGGCCGAGCGAGGCGACGAGACCGAACTCCACCGAGGACAATCCGGTGAGGCGCTTGTAGCGCAGGATGGCGCCGCGCTTGAGCAGGTTGGCGAGCACCATCAGCCGCGACGACAGCATCGCGGTGATCGGCGCCGCCGAGTGGCTTTCGTCCGCGTCGGACGACGCACCCCCGGCCCTGCTGAATGTCTCGCTCATGGTCCACCTCTGCCAAGAAAGCCAGGGCGTGCCAAGTCTCGGCTGAGCCTTGGTAGCGCAACCTCCCCAACCCGATCCGAATGCGATTAAGAGGCGTTCTGGAAGATCGTTGACATTGTCATCGAATTATCTTTCACTCGGTCAAAGACGAAGTTGAGACCCGGCCATCAAGGCCGCGGCGGGAGGACCAGCATGACCATCACCCAGCGGGATCGCGATCTCGGCACGGCCTATGCGATGAAGCCGGCGCAAACGCGCATCGAGCTCACCTCTGTCGTACGCGGCACCCCGATGGGCGAGCTTTTGCGCCGCTACTGGCATCCGGTCGGGCTGGTCGGTGACGCCACCGGCACGCCGAAGAAGGTGCGCGCGCTGGGCGAGGATCTCGTGCTGTTCCGCGACAAGCATGGCCGCGCCGGTCTCTTGCATGCCCGCTGCTGCCATCGCGGCACCACGCTCTACTACGGCAAGGTCGAGGAGGACGGCATCCGCTGCTGCTATCACGGCTGGAAGTTCGACACCGAAGGCCATTGCCTGGAGCAGCCCTGCGAGCCCGACGGCGGCCAGTTCAAGGACAAGGTGCGCCAGCCCTGGTATCCGGTCGAGGAGCGCTACGGGCTGATCTTCGCCTATATGGGCCCGGCCGAGAAACGCCCTGTGCTGCCGGCTTACGAGTGTCTGGAAAACATGGACGAGGGCGAAATGGTCGAGGCCGACGATTCCTCGATCGGTGGCGGCGGACCTGCCGTCATTCCCTGCAACTGGCTGCAGCATTTCGAGAACGTGGTCGATCCCTACCACGTGCCGGTGCTGCACGGCTCGTTCTCGGGGCCACAGTTCACCAACATGATGGCGTCCATTCCGGAGGTGAAGTTCGAGAAATCGCCGCGCGGCGTCCTCGTGCGCTCGGAGCGCAAGCAGGACGACGGCAAGATCTTCTACCGCGTCTCCGAGGCCGCGCTGCCGACGTTGCGCGTGGTGCCGAACCCGCGCGTCGCGCAGTTCGCTCGCGTCGAATCCATCGGCTGGGTGCTGCCGATCGACGACACCTCGTTCCGGATCTACGTCGCCGGACGCGTCAAGGCATCGGGCGAGATCGGCCGCATGCGCTCGAAATTCAACGGCAAATTCTGGTGGGACATGACCGAGGAAGAGCACCAGCAATTCCCCGGTGATTATGAAGCCCAGGTCGGCCAGGGCGAGGTCACGGTCCACTCCGAGGAGCATTTCGGCCAGAGCGACCGCGGCATCCTGATGATCCGCCGCATGCTGACCGAACAATTGGAGGCGATGGAAGCGGGCCGCGATCCGATCGGCGTCTCCTTCGATAAGAGCGCGCCGCAGGTGGAATTCGAAGCGGGGAATTACATCCGCGAAGGGTGACCAACCAGCTCCAACAAGGGCTGGACCGACAACGATAACAAAGACAGATTGGGGGAAGCGATGGTCGATGTGACGTCACAGGTGTCGGTGCAAACGGCCGCCGCGGCAAAGCCCTCGGCACGTCGCTATTACGTGCTCGGGCTGCTCACCATCATCTATGCGCTGAACTTCCTCGACCGCACGATCTTCAACGTCCTGATCGAGCCGATCAAGAAGGAGTTTGCCCTCAGCGACACCATGATGGGCCTGCTGGCCGGCTTCGGCTTCGCGCTGTTCTATTCCCTGCTCGGCATCCCCATCGCGCGGATCGCCGATCGGCTCAACCGGCGCAACATCGTCGCCGTCGCCTTCGCGTTCTGGAGCGCGATGACGGCGCTGTGCGGCGCGGCCACCAGCGTGACCTCGCTGGCGCTGGCCCGCATCGGCGTCGGCATCGGCGAATCCGCGGGCTCCCCTGCCTCGCAATCGATCGTTGCCGATCTCTTCGCCAAGAACGAGCGTCCGCGCGCGCTCGGCATCTACGCCATCGGCACCTATCTCGGCGTCTTCCTCGGTTATTTCGTCGGCGGCTACGTCAACCAGCACTATGGCTGGCGGATGGCGTTCTACGTCGCGGGCCTGCCCGGCATCCTGCTCGCCGCCATCCTGTGGCTGACGATCTCCGAGCCGAAGCGCGGCGCGATGCAGGAGAATTTTGTGCCCGAGCCGCTGGGGCCGACGCTGCGCTTCCTGGCGTCCCAGCGCAGCTTCATCATCGTGCTGATCGGCTTCTGCCTGACGACCTACACGAACTACGCGACCGCGGCCTGGATCCCGCCGTTCCTCGCCCGCGTGCACCATCTGTCGAGCGCTGAGATCGGCACCTATGCCGGCACCTTCAAGGGCCTCGCCGGCATGGCCGGCACCCTGCTCGGCGGCTTCGTGGTGGCGCAAGTGAGCCGCCGCGACGACCGCTGGAAGCTGTGGGCGCCCGCGATCACCTCAGGGCTCGCCGGCCCCGTGTTCGCGCTGTGCATGCTGACGCAGGATTTTGCGATGATGGTCGCCATGCTGGCGCTGACCTCGTTCCTGGTCGGCTTCCATCTCGGGCCGATCTTCGCGATCGCGCAGACGGTGGCAAAGCCCAGCATGCGGGCGCTGGCCTCAGCGCTGATCGCGCTCACCGCCACCTGCTTCGGCCAGGGCGTCGGCCCGCTCGCCGTCGGAATGGTCAATGACGCGCTGAAGGGCAGCTATGGCGCGGATGCCGTGCGCTATTCCCTGCTCTCGGCGGCGGTCACGACCACGCTCGGCGCGCTGCTGTTCATCTGGGCGGCGCGGAGCATCCGCACCGACATCGCACGGGCGAGCTGAACGCCTAAAGCGCGATGAGATCAGGATGAATCGTCATCGCGCTTTAGGTTGTTGTTTAAGCATGATCTTTTCGGAAAACCGCTTCGCACTTTTCCGGATCGTGCTTTAGGCGCCCATGAACGCGAGCATGTCGGCAAGCAGCCGCTCGCCATGCGTCAGCGGCAGCGGATGCGGCGCGCCCTCATAGACGATGAGCTTGCTGCCTTTGATCAGTTTGGCGGTCTTGGCCCCGGTCAGCGGCAGCGGCGCGCTGGCATCCTTGTCGCCGTGGACGATCAGCGCCGGGCGATCGATCCCGGCGGCAGCCTTGCGGAGGTCGGCGAACGCAATGGTCTTGCGGCACGCCAGCGCCACCGGCAGCGGCACGCTCAGCATCATCTGCCGGATCCAGGTCCGCGTGATCTCCGGCGTCTCGGCGGTGAAGAACGGGGCCTCGTTCGCCGCGATCCATTTG
The genomic region above belongs to Bradyrhizobium arachidis and contains:
- a CDS encoding NADH-quinone oxidoreductase subunit A — encoded protein: MSGILQNYLPLVVFIGVAGLIGLVLLIAPFIVAFQQPDPEKLSAYECGFNAFDDARMKFDVRFYLVAILFIIFDLEVAFLFPWAVAFGKLGATGFWSMVVFLAVLTVGFAYEWKKGALEWD
- a CDS encoding PepSY-associated TM helix domain-containing protein, with product MKARTVRLWSVVHTWTSLISTVFLLLLCLTGLPLIFHHEIDELLGYAPQPEAHAGAARATTQAIADAALAADPGRVLQYISWDKDEPGIVTAFTNSAVDGLPDNTTVRAFDAVSTKLLGPVGVGPMLIMLKLHTDMFAGQPGKLFLGGMGLLFAIAIVSGVVLYWPFTRRLRFATIRDSASRRVRWLDWHNLIGVVTIAWALVVGLTGVVNTWAELMLNQWKATELASMVAPYAGKPPPTRLASLDDVVARARQTAPGMEIAFIAFPGTPFTSSHHFAAFMRGDTALTARLLKPVLLDGETGEVADSRALPLCLQALLISQPLHFGDYGGMPLKVIWAALDLLTIVVIGSGLYLWVARRRKRVSAKSDAFARRAPVPS
- a CDS encoding TonB-dependent siderophore receptor: MLRSAVLATASAWVLVPQASLAQSSTQSGAQNLPPVTVAAPEQRRRAAAAPQRRAARSVQTPNRTNPQPQRNVGVVETPSGPVHGYVARRSSSGTKTNTPIMETPQSVSVIGAEQIRDQKANKLDEVLRYTAGVRAGTFGADTRNDWWLIRGFKSDDVGLFLDGMQLFYTSYASWKLQTPNMERVEVLRGPSAVLYGGSSPSGIVNVISKMPPAEPIRYVETGVNNFGNAYVGFDFGGPVATQPQNGKQDGKLFYRVVGQVQNGPTQVNFTPDNNYFIAPSFTWKPDADTTFTVLASASRQETRGINFLPYQGTVTNAPFGKIPTSFFVGDPSVDKFTREQEMLGYQFERNLTDDLTFRQNARFAHVDVTYRGYVGNGWDNINTATMGRYNWYAKDTANQGNLDNQLEYRFGTGPVKHTMLFGVDLRGYQIDDYQAFNFGTVPSINVFNPVYGVNVPITGAPFRNFLITQKQAGTYVQDQMKLGNFTLVLSGRNDWVETTQAARDTGANVAQRDDSRFSGRAGLIYNFDNGIAPYISYATSYNPVIGLNASNQLLLPETGKQAEIGVKVAPKGFDGYFTASFFDLKRQNALTTDPTNALLQNQTGEVTSRGIELEAVANATRELKLIGAFTAYHLFTSRDLDPSLVGKTPTNTPELLVSGWADYTFKDGPLEGFGFGGGVRYVGSSWADAANTLEVPAVVLGDLALHYEWQNWRTALNVINLTDKIYVASCASATSCFYGDRRRVTASVSYKW
- a CDS encoding MarR family winged helix-turn-helix transcriptional regulator; protein product: MSETFSRAGGASSDADESHSAAPITAMLSSRLMVLANLLKRGAILRYKRLTGLSSVEFGLVASLGRRPPMSVARLAEAVGQDKGQISRALANLLSRKLIAKSANPKDSREVLISLTAAGLAAHDAIVEGAQERNRQLLEQLSTNELETLLAQIDRLTAAAEKMLEAEKEAR
- a CDS encoding aromatic ring-hydroxylating dioxygenase subunit alpha, producing MTITQRDRDLGTAYAMKPAQTRIELTSVVRGTPMGELLRRYWHPVGLVGDATGTPKKVRALGEDLVLFRDKHGRAGLLHARCCHRGTTLYYGKVEEDGIRCCYHGWKFDTEGHCLEQPCEPDGGQFKDKVRQPWYPVEERYGLIFAYMGPAEKRPVLPAYECLENMDEGEMVEADDSSIGGGGPAVIPCNWLQHFENVVDPYHVPVLHGSFSGPQFTNMMASIPEVKFEKSPRGVLVRSERKQDDGKIFYRVSEAALPTLRVVPNPRVAQFARVESIGWVLPIDDTSFRIYVAGRVKASGEIGRMRSKFNGKFWWDMTEEEHQQFPGDYEAQVGQGEVTVHSEEHFGQSDRGILMIRRMLTEQLEAMEAGRDPIGVSFDKSAPQVEFEAGNYIREG
- a CDS encoding spinster family MFS transporter, encoding MVDVTSQVSVQTAAAAKPSARRYYVLGLLTIIYALNFLDRTIFNVLIEPIKKEFALSDTMMGLLAGFGFALFYSLLGIPIARIADRLNRRNIVAVAFAFWSAMTALCGAATSVTSLALARIGVGIGESAGSPASQSIVADLFAKNERPRALGIYAIGTYLGVFLGYFVGGYVNQHYGWRMAFYVAGLPGILLAAILWLTISEPKRGAMQENFVPEPLGPTLRFLASQRSFIIVLIGFCLTTYTNYATAAWIPPFLARVHHLSSAEIGTYAGTFKGLAGMAGTLLGGFVVAQVSRRDDRWKLWAPAITSGLAGPVFALCMLTQDFAMMVAMLALTSFLVGFHLGPIFAIAQTVAKPSMRALASALIALTATCFGQGVGPLAVGMVNDALKGSYGADAVRYSLLSAAVTTTLGALLFIWAARSIRTDIARAS